A window of Echeneis naucrates chromosome 13, fEcheNa1.1, whole genome shotgun sequence contains these coding sequences:
- the trappc6bl gene encoding trafficking protein particle complex subunit 6B, like: MTDETLFEFLHMEIVSHVYKEQQASKGEMDNKDRAVCVSVLEGMGFRVGQGLIERLTKDSPSFKDELDIMKFICKDFWTKVFRRQVDNLRTNHQGTYVLQDNKFALLTQLSNGKQYLDQAPKQLAFSCGMVRGALSNLGLDSVVTAEVSAMPSCKFQVVIQKL; encoded by the exons ATGACAGACGAGACTCTGTTTGAATTTCTCCATATGGAGATCGTGTCCCATGTTTATAAGGAGCAGCAGGCAAGTAAAGGAGAGATGGACAACAAG gacagagctgtctgtgtttctgtcctgGAGGGAATGGGCTTCAGGGTGGGACAAGGACTCATTGAGAG GTTGACCAAGGACTCTCCCAGCTTTAAGGATGAGCTGGATATAATGAAGTTCATTTGTAAGGACTTCTGGACGAAGGTGTTCAGGAGGCAGGTTGACAATCTTCGAACAAACCATCAG GGTACCTACGTACTACAGGACAACAAGTTCGCTCTCCTGACTCAGCTCTCCAATGGAAAACAGTACCTGGATCAGGCTCCAAAG CAACTCGCTTTTTCCTGTGGCATGGTGAGAGGAGCTCTGTCTAATCTTGGTCTGGACAGTGTGGTTACAGCTGAGGTCTCTGCCATGCCATCCT GCAAGTTCCAAGTGGTGATCCAGAAGTTGTGA